In Carya illinoinensis cultivar Pawnee chromosome 9, C.illinoinensisPawnee_v1, whole genome shotgun sequence, the following are encoded in one genomic region:
- the LOC122275131 gene encoding uncharacterized protein LOC122275131 yields the protein MRYASWKQVSKEEKEELIDRVRADFILDWTQSSHRECVTNALHRKYNAFHYLLRKQYLGYSSHEAALSGGTTWVEKPVWEYLCGLWSGEPFMKMSQRNSTNRKKQRINHTSGRKPFVRVMEETNEQAPNLVAFYKEVHW from the exons ATGCGCTATGCAAGCTGGAAACAAGTATCTAAAGAGGAGAAAGAGGAGCTAATTGACCGTGTTCGa GCTGACTTTATATTAGATTGGACACAAAGTTCCCATCGTGAGTGTGTGACAAATGCTCTCCATCGAAAATACAATGCATTCCACTACCTTCTACGCAAGCAATACTTGGGCTATTCATCACATGAAGCCGCACTTTCTGGCGGGACAACCTGGGTGGAGAAGCCCGTTTGGGAATACTTATGTGGATTGTGGTCGGGTGAACCATTTATg AAAATGTCACAGAGAAATAGCACAAATAGGAAAAAACAGCGAATCAACCATACAAGTGGCCGAAAGCCTTTCGTTAGGGTTATGGAGGAAACT aatGAACAAGCCCCGAACTTGGTAGCTTTTTACAAAGAAGTGCATTGGTAA